The Flaviflexus equikiangi genome contains the following window.
GGGGTACGGATGTCCAGGCCAAATTTCCATGGTCCTAGAATGTCATGAACGGGCAGGCGGTGCCGACTTGTTGTGTTCTCGGCGTAGCGCCGGTGCCATCTCCCCAGGTGAGAAGGCGGCGGGAAGACGGCTGTCGCCCTCCCGCCGCACGTTCTCAGGACTGCGCCATGATCTCCTGGGCGACCTCCAGGTGATCCATGACTGCTGCTCCCCGCCGCTTCTTCCCGAACGTCTGCAGGATCGCATCCTCCAGTTCCCGCTCGGTCAGCTCGGGATGGCGGGTTCGGATGAAAAGCCCGGCATTGGCGATCTCGACGGGGCTGATCTGGAGGAAATGCCGGCCTGCCTCGTTGTCGTTGGGACGGAATTCCGACCAGCTGTTCGGATCGATCTCTCTCGGCCACACGAACCTGTCCTCATCGATGTAGAGGCCGGCTTTATGGACCTGGTGGGCGATCTGCCTCTGCCTCTTGACCGTCAGCCTCTTCATCCCGAACGAGTATCCCGTCAGGCGCGTCAGCCTATTCATGTGGATCGGTCCCTCGAACGTGACGATCTCGGTCGCGACAGACCTCACCTGCTGGTAGGCGCGCCGCGTGCGCAGGTTGTCGAGGACATCGCTGTGACCGACGGGCACCACCGTCCACGGCTCGTAGATGGCGCGCGTCGCACCGAGGATCTGCGACTCGTGGCCGGGTGCTCGATGGAGCACATCCTCGCTCGGAGTGACGGGCCCGTCCTCCAGTTCCTCGTCCTCGTCTCCCGTATCGAGCGCTGGAAGCGCGGCATCCTCCGCTGCCTCGGAGACGGAGACTCCCTCCTCCGCTGCGAGTGCCTGCAGCGCCTCGCGGCGCAGGCTCTCCACCTCGGCGGCGCCGTCATGATCGCGGAAGAATTTGAGCAGCTCGACCGCGTCGTCGCTCGCGCGGAACGCGTCACCGACCGAGAGCTCGCCGTTGTGCGCGCTGACGTTCCGGATGATGCGGAGCTTGCTTCCGGTGGTGCTCACGAATCGTGCCGTGTCATCGAAGGGGTACCCGAGCGTGCCCAGCCGTTCCGTCAGCATCCGAAGCTGCGCGTGCAGGTCGTTTGTCTCGCACCGGAACGTCCGAGCATAGTTCCGCTGATCATCGAGAGCATCGAGAGCATCGAGGACCGCCGTCCACGGAAGCCCATTCAGGTGCGGAGCCAGGCGCCTGGCGATGATGGGATCGAGGCGCCGTGAGAGATGATCGAGCGTGGCCTTGACGGACAGGCTGGGGTTGAAGCTCATATGTTGTCCGTGGATCACGGGCACCTTTGCCTGTGACTGGTCCCCCTCAGGATAGGTGGAGGGCCGGACACTCTTTGGGGGCGATACGTCAGTCGTGTGAATGGGCGACGATGTCACTTTCGCGGATGACATGCTCGTGATCGTGCTCGTCATCCCTCCCGGGGGCGTGGGCGTGGAGGTGGGAGTGGAGAACCTCCACCTCGTGGGTGTGCCTCATCGCGCCGTGGGAGTGCTCGAGGATCGCGGTGTGGGTGTGCGAGTGGGAATGCTGGACGCCGACCGTGTCGGTGACAAGGAAGTAGGTTGCGCCGACCATGAGGATCATCCCGATCCATAGGCCGGACTCGGGGGCCTGCCGGAAGATGACGAGAGACAGCACGACGCCGATGAAGGGAGACACCGCATAGAAGGCGCTCGTCTTCGCGGCGCCGAGATCGCGTTGCGCCGCGATGTAGAGGGTGATGCTCAATCCGTACGAGACGAACCCGAGGAGAGCGACGGGGATGACCATGGGGGAGACCGCGACCGAACCCGTGGCAGCCAGTCCCACGAGGAGGGCGCCCAGTCCCGAGCCGAAGCCCTTGACGATGACGAGATTCGTACTCGAATAGTGGGAGAGCCTGCGCGTGCAGTTGTTCTCCAGACCCCAACACGCTGCAGCGGCAAGGACGAGGATCGAACCGGTCGAGAACGACAGGGAGCCCGCGTCGAAACTGAGCGCCGCCGACGCTGCGAGGATCAGGCCGATGGCGATCCACAGCCGCCGGCTGATCGCCTCCCCGAAGACGACGAGAGCGATCATCGCGGTCGCAACGATTTCGGCATTGTTGAGCAGGGAAGCGTTCGCTGGATGTGAGCGCTGCAGCCCGAAGAGGAGAAGGAGCGGTGCGGCGATGTCGAGGACGACCATGGCGACGAGGAACGGTAGGTCGGGGGCCGACACTCTCTGTCTTGCGCGGGAGCCGCCGCTGACCGCACGGACCACCATCATCCCCGCGCCCGCGCCCAGGTAGAGGAACGCCGAGATCGTGTAGGGGTCAAGGTGGGAAAGGAGCACCGCCGAGACCGGGATGCTGATCGCATAGAGCGCCGCGGCTGCGAGCGCAAAGATCTGGGCGCGCCGCATGCTCTACGCGGCTTCGTCTTCCGCGAGAACCTTCTGGACGCGCTGACGTGCCAGCGTCTGGGGATTCTCCCGGTAGCGGAGGATGACGATGAGCATGACGGTGCCGACGATGCTCGACACCGTATTGGCGATGATGAGGGGCGCGGAACCGCTCGCGATCCCATACGAGAACCAGAGCAGGTAGCCGATGACGAGGATGATCATCCAGACGAGGGACACGCTCGAGGAATCCTTCGTGCGAATCATGAGACGGATCTGCAGGATCGGCGCGAGCGCCATGACAAGACCCCACACGGTCGTGGCAACCGTGAGAAAAGACAACATAGTGAGACTCCTTCGAGAACCGAATGTAGGCTGGTTCTTCCCGGCATACGTCCGCGAGAGCCTCAGCCACGGGACGGGCTCCTTCGCAAACCATCAATCGATTCCTATCGTATCTTGACAGGGCCGCGACATGGTGGTGTGTCTGCCCACAGCGCCTGAGGCGGCCCCGCTATTCGATGCCGAAGTCGAAAGAGTTCGTGCGGTGGCCGAAACGGTCCCTCAAGAAGTTCCCCGTGGTCGACAGATCTGCCGAGGTGCTGCCGTGGCGTGCCTTGTAAAGAGAGTCGGCTTGCCCGTCGAGTAGCCGGAGCTGCTCGATCAGCTCCTCATCGGGTGTCCGTCCGTTCGGGAGTGGGGTACCCACGAGATCGGCAGGTATGGCCAGATAGTTGCGCAGAACCGTCGGCAGGTAGTCACGGACGATCGCATTCAGTTCGTACTCGAATCGGGCGTCCGGAACGGTGCGGTGGGCTTCGGCGTCGACGATGCTGTCGAGTGTCTGGCAGAGCTCGAGGATCGTCACGTAGGCGTCTCCCGGCAGACGATGCTTATTCTGCTTCGCTCGTGACACCACCCAGGTGAGAGCCGAACCGAGGTCGCGAGCGGTGTCGGTGGCCTGAACGGGAGGCTGGGCCGACACGGGAGGCTGGGCTGGGACCGGCGTCGTCACTGTCGGCGTCACGTACCGGATCGGCTGGGGAGGCGTGACCACCGGGCGGACCACGGGGCGCCTGTGGCTGGTCAACCACAGGTGGCGGTACTGGTAGGACCTGATTCCCGCTGCCGCCATCGAACCCAGGCCGATAAAGGCGGCCGCCGTTCCGAGGACCTGCAGGGTCGGCAGGCTGACGGCGACGAGGAACACTCCGGCATAGAGCGCGCCCTCAGCCATGATCTTGCGATCCTTGGCAACGACTCCGACGAAGAGGAAAGAGAACGCGGACAGCGGCCACAGGAACACTGCGGCCATGGCCTTGAGCCCGGTCTTGAGGGACGCCATCATCGCGGCGCCCTCCGATCTGTCGCCACGTCCGTGGCGTGGCTCCTCTCGAGCTGCGAACGGGAACGATTGACCTGATCCTCGAGCGTGGCAGTCGTGATCTTCATCGACTTCGTCGCCTCGACCTTGAACCGGTCGATCTCGTCGAGGGCCTGGAAGACGTTGTCGAAGGCCTGCTGAAGCTTCGCGGGATCGATCGTCGCCTTCGCCGCCATCTCATGCAGGGCGGTCCCCTGGGTGCGCAGCATCTCGGACGTCGACACGATGATGTTCGATGTCGTCGAGTTGAGCGCCTCGATCTGGGAGAGCACGATCTTCTGCTGCGCGAGAGCCTGCGCGACGATCACGGCGACACGGAGGGCCGACAGGGTCGTATCGAGGGCGCGATCCACGCCCTTGATGAGTTCGGCATTGTTCTTCTTCACCACGTCGAGCGCCAGGTAGGCCTGGACTGACACGGCGAGCTGAGTCATGAGGTCCTGGTGGCGCTGGCGAACATAGAACAGGGCTTCCGTCTCCAGCGTCGTCGCCTCGTCCGTCTTCCCGCTCCGGCGCAGATCGTCGATGCGTCGCTCCATGTCCGTTCCGAGATGACCGGCGAGAACCGCATAGTTCGCGAGATAGCCCATCGATTCCCACAGGGCGTCGCGCTCCGTCTGGATCTCGGCATTGTCATGGCGCAGCTCGTCCTGCCCACCCTTGAGGGACTTCGTGATCGCATCGAGGTGGGACTGTGCTGACTCGTACTTCAAGAAATAGCGTTCGACCGAGTTCCCGCCAGGCAGGAACTTCAAGATCCTTTTCGCTCCCGTCAGGTCGTGGCGCTGCGGGTCGAGATCCGTGACGATCTGGCGCAGCTCCTCGATCGTGTTGCCGGTGCGGGACGCCGGGTCGTTGCCCGATGAGCCGAAGGCTGCCGGCCGGCTGAGCATGCGCGAGGCGGAGGCGGATGCCTGGCTCATCGTGCCCTCACCGAGCCTGGTGAGCTGATCCAGCTTCGCCTGGAAGTCGGGGCTCTGCAGATCAGTCGACAGCAGGTCGTCGACGAACCGCTGTGCCGTATCCGCATGCTTGGCCTGTGCGTCGGCGTCGACAAGGATCAACCCGCCGACCTTCTCGGGCTGATGGACGGCGACATCGGTGACGGGCGCGGGAGCCTCCAGCACGAAGGGCCGCTCCGCAGCCGAGTTCGGTTCACCAAGGTCCAGGGGATTCGACATGCCGTCATTCCTTCCGTTCGAGCAAGATAACTCATTTTCTCATTGTTTATCACGCACGGAGGACGCTTTGATGGTCGAGATCGTGGCCGGCGACAGAAGCAAGCGTGTAAGCGCGGCGCTCGGATCCGGAACGTTCTCGTATTCCATATGTCCCACCCGCGTCCTCATGTCCCACGCGCGTCCGCGCCGCGCCGAAGGAAAACCCCGACTCGCCAGGGCGAATCGGGGTGATGGTGGGCGATACTGGGTTCGAACCAGTGACCTCCTCGGTGTGAACGAGGCGCTCTACCACTGAGCTAATCGCCCGAGGCCCGCTGTGGGCCGCGACTTGTAGGATAACGAATTCTTCTCTCGTTAACCAAACCAGAATCGGCTAAAGTGGGGAACTGGAGGGTGACGCTTGCTACACCCCGCCAGTTGGACATTGGCACGGCGCTCTGGCTATATTTATTGAGCACCGCCGGGAAGCCGGAAGGTAACGCGGACGTAGCTCAGCTGGTAGAGCACCACCTTGCCAAGGTGGGGGTCGCGGGTTCGAATCCCGTCGTCCGCTCCGGGAAGCCTGTGAAGGCTTCACACGGTGGGTTGGCCGAGAGGCGAGGCAACGGCCTGCAAAGCCGTGTACACGGGTTCGAATCCCGTACCCACCTCGCAAGCGAGGGCGATTGGCGCAGCGGTAGCGCGCTTCCCTGACACGGAAGAGGTCACTGGTTCGATCCCAGTATCGCCCACCAGGCAGGCCCCGAGAGAAATCTCGGGGCCTGATCTTTTTATGCCGGAGGGTTGTTCCGGCACTCCCGTTACAACAAGTGTTTCGCGTAGGCGCGATTGAGAATCCACCTGTTGACGTCCTGGATGACCTCGTCGCGGGCGTACTCGTTGAAGATCTCGTGGAAGAGATTCCCGTAGATCTTCAGCTGGCGGTCCTCCGAGGAGATGTTCTCGAACATCGTCATGGAGTCTCGCGGTGACACGAGTGAGTCCTTCTCGCCATGGAGGAGGAGGATCGGCTCGCGATAGGATCCGATGTTCTCTGCGATGTGGGCGAGACCGTCTCTGATCGCATAGCACAGGCCCACCGTGAACGTCGTCGAGTTGTGATCGTCGGCAGCGTAGGCATCCTTGACTGCTTTGACGGAACAGACTCCGTCTCCGAGCTCGTTGGGGAGCCTTGTGTGCGGATCCTGCCCGCTCGGCATGTTCGCGAAGAAGCGGAGATGATCGTAGACGACGGCGCCGGAGGTGACGACGCCGTCGACCCGTCCGGGATACTTCAGGCCGTGCCCGGCGACAGCATATCCGCCCATCGAGTGTCCGATGAGGAAGATCGGCAGGTCCGGGTTCTGCTCGATCGCGAGATCGAGCACGGCGTTCGTGTCGTCGATCGGCTCATCCCACGACGCGAAGTAGGTGCGTTCGCCCTCCGAGCGGCCGTGGCCGCGGTGGTCGAAGCGGTAGACACCGATTCCGGTGTCATTGAGGGCCCTGACCATGTCGTCATAGCGGCCCTGGTGTTCGCACAGGCCGTGGACGATGAGGACGATCGCCTTCGGCATGTCGGGGATATCCCGGCGCACGAAGAGCTTCGTCCCATCGAACGACGGGTGCATTCGTTCTGGCATGTGATTCTCCTTTGAATCGCGTGGGCGGGCGCCTGAATCGCGTGGGCGGGCGCCCTATTCGTCGAGCGTCGACAGGTCGCCTTCGTCCTGTCCCAATGCTCGTGCCCGAAGGACGCGCCGCATGATCTTGCCCGAACGCGTCTTCGGGAGCTTGTCGACGAACTCGATGTCGTCCGGTTTGGCGATGGGGGAGAGGTGCTGGGCGATGTGGGCCCGCAGCTCCTCGATGAGGTCGCGATCCCCGCTGTATCCCTGATTGAGGACGACGTAGGAGTGGATCGCGTTGCCCTTCACCTCGTGGGGGATGCCGATGGCAGCGGATTCGGAGACGGCGCGATGGGAGTTCGTCGCAGCTTCGACCTCGGCCGTGCCCAACCGGTGCCCCGACACCTTGATGACGTCGTCGGTGCGGCCGATGATCCAGAAATAGCCGTCCTCGTCACGCTTGGCGGAATCCCCGGTCATGTAGCGTCCCGGATAGGTCGACCAGTAGGTGTCGATGAACCGCTGATCGTCCTTGTAGAGGGTGCGTGCCATCGCAGGCCACGGGTTCTTCAGCGTGAGGAAGCCCTCCGTGCCGTCCGGGACAGGATCGCCGTGCTCGTCGACGATCTCCGCGTCCTGGCCGAAGACTGGCATGCCCGCAGAGCCGGGCTTCTGCGGCATGGCAGGGACGCCCGTGATCTGGAACATGCCGGTCTCGGTCTGCCACCACGTGTCCATGATCGGCGCCTTCCCGCCGCCGACGACGTCGTAGAACCATTCCCATGCCGCCGGGTTGATGGGTTCGCCGACAGAGCCGAGCAGTCGCAGGGACGACAGGTCGTGCCGGTTCACCCACGCATCGCCGAACCGCATGAGGGAGCGGATCGCGGTGGGTGCCGTATAGAACGTGGTGATGCCGTAGTGCTCGATGAGCTCCCACCAGCGGTCCGGATGAGGGTAGGTGGGGCCGCCCTCGTACATGAACGTTGTCGCGCCCGTCAGGAGGGGACCGTAGACGACGTAGGAGTGGCCTGTCACCCAGCCAGCATCGGCCGTGCACCAGAACCTGTCCTCTTCGCGAATGTCGAAGGTGTGCTTGAGGGTCGTGTAGGTTCCCACCATGTATCCGCCATGCGTGTGGAGGATCGCCTTCGGCTTCCCGGTCGAGCCGGACGTGTAGAGGATGTAGAGGGGATGCTCGGAGTCGAGTTGGACCGTCTCGCAGGCCCCGCGGGCGATGGGGAGGGATTCAAGATCGTGATACCAGTGGTCCCGAGTATTGTCCATGTGCACCTCGGAGCCGGTGCGGCGGACGACGATGACGTTCTCGACGGTGGGGGAGAACCGCACCGCCTCATCGACGATGTCTTTGAGGGGGAACACGTTGCCGTTGATCCACGATCCGTCGGCCGTGATGACGAGCTTCGACTCCGAGTCGTCGATCCGGGACGACAGAGCATCTGCTGAGAATCCGGCGAAGACGACCGAGTGGACGGCCCCGAGCTTCGCACAGGCCAGCATGGCGAAGACCACTTCGGGGATGCGGGGGAGATAGATCGTCACCCGATCGCCCTTCTGCACTCCCATCGCCTTGAGGATGTTCGCCATCTTGACGACTTCCCGGTTGAGTGAGAAGTAGGAGAACGTCCTCGTCTCCCTGTTGTCTTCCGAACGCCACAGCAGGGCAAGCTTGTTCTTCCTGGGCCCAGAGATATGACGGTCGACAGCATTGGTGACGATGTTTGTCTCCCCGCCGACGAACCATTTGAAGAACGGCTTGTTCGAGTCGTCGATGACTCGGTCCCACGGCTTGGACCAGACGAGCTCCGATGCTCGCTCCGCCCAATATCCCTCGAGATCGTGTGCCGCATGATCGTGCAGCGCTTCCCAGTTCTCTGCCCACGATCCTGTTGAAGATTCGGGTGAGGGCTCGTAGATTTCGCGTTCGTTCGACATTGAACTCCCTTCGTTGTTGGGCTCTACAATGCCAGATCATGTGACCGATGTCTCCACATCGAGCAATTATTTCTCGGCCGTCGGACAAACCGTGCCACTCCTCGCAAAACGGACAGCCGAGGAGTGTGGCGGCACCCGCCACGAACTGGTGAGGACAGGGCACGGGCGGAGGCGTGGCCGCGGGGTGTGGCGCTCACGCGAAGCCCATCCCCCGGGCATGGGTATGATGATG
Protein-coding sequences here:
- a CDS encoding Swt1 family HEPN domain-containing protein; amino-acid sequence: MSFNPSLSVKATLDHLSRRLDPIIARRLAPHLNGLPWTAVLDALDALDDQRNYARTFRCETNDLHAQLRMLTERLGTLGYPFDDTARFVSTTGSKLRIIRNVSAHNGELSVGDAFRASDDAVELLKFFRDHDGAAEVESLRREALQALAAEEGVSVSEAAEDAALPALDTGDEDEELEDGPVTPSEDVLHRAPGHESQILGATRAIYEPWTVVPVGHSDVLDNLRTRRAYQQVRSVATEIVTFEGPIHMNRLTRLTGYSFGMKRLTVKRQRQIAHQVHKAGLYIDEDRFVWPREIDPNSWSEFRPNDNEAGRHFLQISPVEIANAGLFIRTRHPELTERELEDAILQTFGKKRRGAAVMDHLEVAQEIMAQS
- a CDS encoding DMT family transporter; protein product: MRRAQIFALAAAALYAISIPVSAVLLSHLDPYTISAFLYLGAGAGMMVVRAVSGGSRARQRVSAPDLPFLVAMVVLDIAAPLLLLFGLQRSHPANASLLNNAEIVATAMIALVVFGEAISRRLWIAIGLILAASAALSFDAGSLSFSTGSILVLAAAACWGLENNCTRRLSHYSSTNLVIVKGFGSGLGALLVGLAATGSVAVSPMVIPVALLGFVSYGLSITLYIAAQRDLGAAKTSAFYAVSPFIGVVLSLVIFRQAPESGLWIGMILMVGATYFLVTDTVGVQHSHSHTHTAILEHSHGAMRHTHEVEVLHSHLHAHAPGRDDEHDHEHVIRESDIVAHSHD
- a CDS encoding SemiSWEET family sugar transporter produces the protein MLSFLTVATTVWGLVMALAPILQIRLMIRTKDSSSVSLVWMIILVIGYLLWFSYGIASGSAPLIIANTVSSIVGTVMLIVILRYRENPQTLARQRVQKVLAEDEAA
- a CDS encoding toxic anion resistance protein; amino-acid sequence: MSNPLDLGEPNSAAERPFVLEAPAPVTDVAVHQPEKVGGLILVDADAQAKHADTAQRFVDDLLSTDLQSPDFQAKLDQLTRLGEGTMSQASASASRMLSRPAAFGSSGNDPASRTGNTIEELRQIVTDLDPQRHDLTGAKRILKFLPGGNSVERYFLKYESAQSHLDAITKSLKGGQDELRHDNAEIQTERDALWESMGYLANYAVLAGHLGTDMERRIDDLRRSGKTDEATTLETEALFYVRQRHQDLMTQLAVSVQAYLALDVVKKNNAELIKGVDRALDTTLSALRVAVIVAQALAQQKIVLSQIEALNSTTSNIIVSTSEMLRTQGTALHEMAAKATIDPAKLQQAFDNVFQALDEIDRFKVEATKSMKITTATLEDQVNRSRSQLERSHATDVATDRRAPR
- a CDS encoding alpha/beta hydrolase, translating into MPERMHPSFDGTKLFVRRDIPDMPKAIVLIVHGLCEHQGRYDDMVRALNDTGIGVYRFDHRGHGRSEGERTYFASWDEPIDDTNAVLDLAIEQNPDLPIFLIGHSMGGYAVAGHGLKYPGRVDGVVTSGAVVYDHLRFFANMPSGQDPHTRLPNELGDGVCSVKAVKDAYAADDHNSTTFTVGLCYAIRDGLAHIAENIGSYREPILLLHGEKDSLVSPRDSMTMFENISSEDRQLKIYGNLFHEIFNEYARDEVIQDVNRWILNRAYAKHLL
- the acs gene encoding acetate--CoA ligase; protein product: MSNEREIYEPSPESSTGSWAENWEALHDHAAHDLEGYWAERASELVWSKPWDRVIDDSNKPFFKWFVGGETNIVTNAVDRHISGPRKNKLALLWRSEDNRETRTFSYFSLNREVVKMANILKAMGVQKGDRVTIYLPRIPEVVFAMLACAKLGAVHSVVFAGFSADALSSRIDDSESKLVITADGSWINGNVFPLKDIVDEAVRFSPTVENVIVVRRTGSEVHMDNTRDHWYHDLESLPIARGACETVQLDSEHPLYILYTSGSTGKPKAILHTHGGYMVGTYTTLKHTFDIREEDRFWCTADAGWVTGHSYVVYGPLLTGATTFMYEGGPTYPHPDRWWELIEHYGITTFYTAPTAIRSLMRFGDAWVNRHDLSSLRLLGSVGEPINPAAWEWFYDVVGGGKAPIMDTWWQTETGMFQITGVPAMPQKPGSAGMPVFGQDAEIVDEHGDPVPDGTEGFLTLKNPWPAMARTLYKDDQRFIDTYWSTYPGRYMTGDSAKRDEDGYFWIIGRTDDVIKVSGHRLGTAEVEAATNSHRAVSESAAIGIPHEVKGNAIHSYVVLNQGYSGDRDLIEELRAHIAQHLSPIAKPDDIEFVDKLPKTRSGKIMRRVLRARALGQDEGDLSTLDE